AACCTCGCGGTCAACACGCAGGCCCGGCACCCGGATTCCGCGGCGCGCCTGATCACGTACCTCACGAGCGAGCGGGTGCAACGGCAGGTCCTCACCCAGGGTGCGCTGCCGCCCGTACGGGCCGCGCTGTACCAGGACCCGGAGCTGATCCGGGAGTTCCCGTATCTGCCGACGCTGCGCGCGAGCGTCCTCGCGGCGGCCCCGCGCCCCAAGAGCCCCCGCTACGACCAGGTCAGCCTGGCCGTGCAGGCCGTCGTGCACGACGCGCTGACAGGGCACCAGACGCCTCAGGCGGCGGTGCGGCGGCTGGCGCGCGAGCTGGCGGAGATCTCGCTCCAGGGCTGAGCCCGCTGCGGTCTCCTGGGCGAACCTAGTTACATGTTAGGTAACACGCGTGTCTCAACCTTCCTCTCGGTGGCTGGAAAAGTCAGAATATAAGCCCCCAACTTCCCAGCGTGTGCTAGCTACTCATTGACATCCGTGCGACACGCTTACTTAACATGCATGCATAACCGTTTGCACGCACAGACAGGTCAACGGGTGACGCTCAACACGCACCGCTGGTGGCGCGACGCAGTGATCTACCAGGTGTACGTCCGGAGTTTTCTGGACAGCACCGGGGACGGCATCGGCGATCTCGCCGGAGTCCGGGCCGGACTGCCGTACCTGAAGAAGCTCGGGGTCGACGGCATCTGGCTGAGCCCCTTCTACCCCTCGCCGCAGCACGACCACGGCTACGACGTCGCCGACTACTGCGACGTGGACCCGCTCTTCGGCGACCTCGCCGAGTTCGACCTGCTGATGACGGACGCCCGGCGGCTCGGCATCAGGGTGCTCCTGGACATCGTGCCCAACCACTGTTCCAGCGAGCACCCGTGGTTCCAGGAGGCGCTGGACTCGGCGCCCGGCAGCGCGGCCCGCGCCCGCTTCCACTTCGCCGACGGCCGGGGCCCCGACGGGGCCGAGCCGCCCAACAACTGGCACGCCATGTTCGGCGGCCCCGCCTGGAGCCGGGTCACCGAGCGGGACGGCACCCCCGGCCAGTGGTATCTGCACATGTTCACGCCGGAGCAGCCCGACTGGAACTGGCGCAACCCCGAGATCGCCGCCCACTTCGACCACGCTCTGCGCTTCTGGCTCGACCGGGGCGTCGACGGCTTCCGCATCGACGTCGCCGCCGGCCTGTACAAGCACCCCGAGCTGCCCGACTCGCCGGACCCCGAGGCCGACTACCGCACCCGCGACTCGGTCAACCCGCTCGCCTGGAACCAGCCCGAGGTGCACGACGTCTGGCGCCAGTGGCGGTCGGTGTGCGAGGAGTACACCGCCCGGGACGGCCAGGAGCGGCTGCTCGTCGGCGAGGTCTCCGTGCCGACCGCCCGCGAACACGCCCTGTACGTACGCCACGACGAGCTGCACCAGGCCTTCTTCTTCGACCTGCTCAGGACCCCCTGGGACGCCGACGCCTTCCGCAAGGTCGTCTCCGAGGCCATGCAGGACATAGCCGGCACGGGCTCGACGATCACCTGGGTCCTCAACAACCACGACCAGGTCCGCACCGTCACCCGCTACGGAGAACCCGCCACCGAGGGCAGCGGTCTGGGCGCCGCCCGCGCCCGCGCCGCCGCACTGCTGATGCTGGCGCTGCCCGGAGCCGCGTACATCTACCAGGGCGAGGAGCTGGGCCTGCCCGAGGTCGTCGACCTGCCGGACGACGTCCTCACCGACCCGATCTTCCATCGCACCGGAAGCCGCACCCACGTCCGCGACGGCTGCCGGGTGCCGCTGCCCTGGTCGGGGCAGGCCTCCCCGTTCGGCTTCACCTCCGGGGTCGAGGGTGCCAAGCCGTGGCTGCCGCAGCCCGACTGGTTCGCCGAGTACGCCACCGACCGCGCCCTCGCCGACACCCGCTCCTTCTGGCACCTCTACCGCGACGGGCTCCAACTGCGCGCCGGACTACCCCAGTTGGGCGAGGGCCCGCTGCGCTGGCTGGAGACCGAGCCCGATGTCCTCTGCTTCGTCCGCGGTGACGGCCTGGTGTGCGCCGTCAACTTCGGTACGGCGCCGGCTCCCGCGCCGGTCTCCGGCACTCCTCTGCTGTCCAGCGGCCCCTGCGCGCCCGGCGTCCTGCCCGGCTCGACGGCCGCCTGGTGGATCAGCGACTGCACCAACCCCTGAGCTGTCATTTCCTGATTCTCCGTCAATTTCATACCTCTGAAGGGACATCAACGATGATGCGACCACGTACGACCCTGCTCGCGAGCTGCACCGCCCTCGCCCTGGCCCTCGGCGCCACCGCCTGCGGAGGCGGCCCGGTCGCCGCGGGCGGCGGGGACAAGGAGCTCAGTGGCCAGACGATCACCGTGGCCGGTGTCTGGTCCGGCAGTGAGCAGAAGAACTTCCAGAAGGTGCTGGACGCCTTCACCGAGAAGACCGGCGCCAAGACCCAGTTCACGTCCACCGGTGACAACGTCTCCACCGTCGTCGGCAGCAAGATCGAGGGCGGCAACGCCCCCGACGTGGTGATGGTCCCGCAGGTCGGTGTGCTCCAGCAGTTCGCGAAGGAGGGCTGGCTCAAGCCGCTGTCCAAGACCGCCGAGCAGAGCGTCGACACCAACTACGCGAGCGTGTGGAAGAACTACGGCAGCGTCGACGGCGCCCTGTACGGCCTGTACTTCAAGGCCGCCCACAAGTCGACCGTCTGGTACAGCCCCGACGCCCTCGACCAGGCGGGCGTCAAGCCGCCGACGACGTACGACGCGATGCTGAAGGCCGGGCACACCGTCTCCGAGTCGGGCCTCGCGGCCTTCTCCGTCGCAGGTCAGGACGGCTGGACGCTCACCGACTGGTTCGAGAACATCTACCTCTCCCAGGCCGGACCCGAGAAGTACGACGCCCTGGCAGCCCACAAGATCAAGTGGACCGACCCGACCGTGGTCGAGGCCCTCACCACCCTCGGCAAGCTGTTCAAGGACAAGCAGCTGATAGCCGGCGGCCAGAAGGAGGCGCTGAACACCGACTTCCCCGGCTCCGTCGAGAAGGTCTTCGGGCCCGAGCCCGCGGCCGGCATGGTCTACGAGGGCGACTTCGTCGCCGGCGTCGCCAAGGACCAGTTCGGCAAGAAGATCGGCGAGGACGCGAACTTCTTCCCCTTCCCGCCGGTCGGCGCCGGGAAGGCGCCCGTGGTCAGCGGCGGCGACGCGGCCGTCGTACTCAAGGACGGCAAGAACCAGAAGGCCGCCATGCGGTTCCTGGAGTACCTCGCGACCCCTGAGGCGTCCGCGGTCTGGGCCGAGGCGGGCGGTTTCCTCTCCCCGAACAAGGAGCTCGACCTCGCCTCCTACGGCGACGACGTCACCCGCGAGACCGCCAAGTCCCTCGTCGCCGCGGGTGATTCGGTTCGCTTCGACATGTCCGACCAGGCTCCGGCCGCGTTCGGCGGCACCAAGGGCGCTGGCGAATGGAAGATCCTGCAGGACTTCCTGCGCGACCCGTCGGACCCGAAGGCGACCGCGGGCGAGCTGGAGAAGGCAGCGGCCAAGACGTACCAGGGCTGATCGTCATGACCGCCACGCTTCTGAAGGAAGCGAGCCCCCCACCCGTCGCCGCGGCCAGCCGTAAACGTCGTGCCCGGCGACGGGGCCGGGTCATCGCGCTCGCCTTCGTCTTCCCCGCTCTGCTCCTGCTGGGTGCGCTCGTCGTCTACCCGGTGCTGTTCTCGGTGGGCCGCAGCTTCTTCGACGCCTCCGGCACCCGCTTCGTGGGCGCCGACAACTACAGCGCGATGTTCCGCGACCCCGCCACCCTCAAGGCCATCCGCAACACCACCATCTGGGTGGTCATCGCGCCGACCCTGCTCACCGGGCTCGGCCTCGTCCTCGCCGTCCTCGTCGAAAAGGTCCGCTGGGCAACGGCGTTCAAGCTGCTGCTGTTCATGCCGATGGCCGTCTCCTTCCTCGCCGCGGGCATCATTTTCCGGCTCGCCTACGACGAGGACCCCGACAAGGGCGTCCTGAACGCCGCCGTCGTCTCCGTGCACGACGCCTTCAAGGGCACATCGTCGTACCCGACCGCCCGCGCCCGCGAAGGCCAGGGCCTGGCCAAGGGCGCCGACGGCTCGTACGGTACGACCGCCGCCTCGCCCGGCCACACCGTCGGCCTCGGCCTGATCGGCGTCCTCGCGCAGGACCTGCCGCAGGGTGCGCGGCCCGCCTATGCGGCGGCCACGCAGAAGGCGGCGGCCGACGAGGTGCGCGGCGTCGTCTACCTGGACTTCACGCGCGGCGGGGGAGGGGAGCAGGGCAAGGTCGACCGGCAGGAGAGCGGACTGCCGGAGATGAAGGTCGAGGCGGTGCGGGACGGGAAGACGGTCGCGAGCACCACCACCGCGGCCGACGGATCCTTCCGCTTCCAGGACCTGGGATCGGGCTCGTACACCGTGCGGCTGCCCGCGTCGAACTTCGCCCCGCCGTACGAGGGCATCTCCTGGCTGGGGCCCGCGCTCGTCACGCCCGCCATCATCGGCGCCTACCTGTGGATCTGGACCGGCTTCGCCATGGTCCTGATCGGCGCGGGTCTCGCCGCGCTGCCGCGTGACGCGCTGGAGGCGGCCCGGATGGACGGGGCGAACGAGTGGCAGATCTTCCGCCGGATCACCGTGCCGCTGCTCGCGCCGGTGCTGACCGTCGTCTTCGTGACCCTCGTCATCAACGTGATGAAGGTCTTCGACCTCGTCTACATCATCGCGCCGGGGCCGGTGCAGGAGGACGCCACCGTGCTGGCCACGCAGATGTGGCTGGTGTCCTTCGGCGGCGGCAACAACCAGGGCCTGGGCAGTGCGCTGGGAGTGCTGCTTCTGCTCCTGGTGATCCCCGCCATGGTCTTCAACGTCCGCCGTTTCCGAGGGAGTCAACGATGAACGCGCTCAGGCGGGGGCTCGGCAACAGCCTGGTGCAGGCGTTCCTCGTCGTCGTGGGCCTGGTGTGGCTCACCCCGCTCGCGGGACTGTTCCTGTCCTCGCTGCGGTCCGCTCAGGACGCCGCGAAGGGCGGCTGGTGGACGGCGTTGAGCAGTCCAGGGCAGCTGTCCTTCGACAACTACTCGGCGCTGCTGGGCAATGCGGGGATGACACAGGCGTTCTGGAACACGGTGCTGATCTCGGTTCCGGCGACCTTCCTCGTCGTCGTCATCGCCGCGCTCGCCGGATACGCCTTCGCCTGGCTTGACTTCCCCGGGCGTGAGCCGCTCTTCCTGCTGGTGGTGGCGCTGCTGGTGGTGCCGGTGCAGATCGGCCTGCTCCCGGTGGCCAAACTCTTCGGCCAGCTGGGGCTGTTCGGCACGATTCCGGGCGTCATCCTCTTCCATGTGTCGTACGGGCTGCCGTTCGCGATCTTCCTGTTGCGCAACTACTTCGCGGAGATGCCGCGGGAGATGCTGGAGGCGGCGCGGATGGACGGGGGCGGTGAGTGGCGTATCTTCACGCGGCTCGTGCTGCCGGTGGGACGGCCGGCCATCGCGAGCCTGGCCATCTTCCAGTTCCTGTGGGTCTGGAACGACATGCTGGTCGCGCTGCTCTTCGCCGATAGCTCCTCGCAGCCGCTGACGGTTGAACTCCAGTCGCAGATACGGCAGTTCGGGAGCAACGTCGATGTGCTGGCACCGGGGGCGTTCTTGTCGCTGATCGTGCCGGTGGCCGTGTTCTTCGCCTTCCAGCGGCACTTTGTGCAGGGGGTGATGGCGGGGTCGGTGAAGTGACACCGCTCCTCGAACGCCGGACGGGCTGAAGGATTTCAGCCCGTCCGGCGTTCGAGGACGAGCGCGAAGCGCGATAAGGGGGTCTGGAGGCGGGAGCCCCCAGGTACGGGACGGGTAGGGGCGGAGGGGGCGAAACAACCCCGAGCCGCCCCCGTCAGCCCGTCAGGGAGAAGCTGGCGGATAGAGCGACCGTGGGAGCTGGGCTGCCGCCGCCGCGTCCAACAGCCACAGGGTGCGCGAGCGCCCGTAGGCGCCGGCCGCCGGGGCCTGGATCTCACCCGCGCCCGAGAGGGCGATCGCCGCGGCCTGCGCCTTGTCCTCGCCCGCCGCGAGCAACCACACCTCGCGGGCGGAGCGGATCGCGGGAAGCGTGAGCGAGATCCTGGTCGGCGGCGGCTTCGGCGCGCCGTGCACACCGACCACCATCCGCTCCGTCTCCCGCACCGCCGGCAGCTCCGGGAAGAGCGAGGCCACGTGGGTGTCCGGACCGACGCCCAGCATCAGGACGTCGAACGTCGGCACGGAACCGTGGTTCTCGGGCCCCGAGGCCTTCCTGAGGTCGGCGGCGTACGACTCCGCCGCCGCCTCCACGTCGGCGCCGAACGGACCGTCGGACGCGGGCATCGGGTGCACCCGCGCGGGGTCCAGCGGCACCGAGTCCAGCAGCGCCGCACGGGCCTGCGTGTCGTTGCGGTCGGGGTCGCCCTCGGGCAGGTACCGCTCGTCGCCCCACCACAGGTCGAGGCGGCCCCAGTCGACGGCGTCCCGGGCGGGCGCGGCCGCGAGGGCCGCGAGGAGTCCGTTGCCGTTGCGGCCGCCCGTGAGCACGACCGAGGCGTAGCCGCGCGAGGTCTGCGCGTCCACGATCTTCGTGATCAGCCGGGCCGCGGCGGCCTGGGCCATCAGCTCCTTGTCGCGGTGGACGACAAGCTGCGGAGTGCTCACTTGGCGGCCGCCTCCTGCGCGGGAGCCTTTTTGGCCGTCTTGACCGCACCCGCATCCGCATCCGGCGCGGAGGCCTCCTCGGAGTCCTCGGTCGCCGTCGCGATCAGCCGGTCCACCCCGTAACGCAGCGCCGACGCGTACGTGTCGTCCGGGTCGAGGCGGCGCAGCTCCTCCGCGATCAGCTCGGACGTCTCGCGGCGCTTGAGTGCCACCGCGCGGTCGGGCTGCCCCTGGATGGACAGGGTCGCCAGCGAGCCGTCGGCCCGGTCGAGCACGATCGGGCCGCAGCTCGTGTCGAGCCGGACGCCGGTGAGGCCGGGGCCGGAGGACATGGTGCGCTGGACGGGGACGCCGAGGCGGTCCGCGAGCCACATCGCCAGCAGCTCGCAGCTCGGGTTGAACTCCTCGCCCTCCACCTCGACCGCGGCCACCTCGCAGGTGACCTGGTCCAGGGCCGCGGCCAGCATCGAGCGCCAGGGCGTGATGCGGGTCCACGACAGGTCCGTGTCACCGGGGGTGTAGGCGTCGGCGCGGGCGCTCAGCTCCCGTATCGGCGCCTCGGCGGCGTAGGTGTCGGTCACGCGGCGCTGGCCGAGCGCGCCGAGCGGGTCGTTTGCCGGGTCGAGCGGAGCGTTCACCGGCCACCAGACGACGACGGGCGCGTCCGGCAGGAGCAGCGGCAGGACGACCGACTGGGCGTGGTCGGCGACCTCGCCGTACAGGCGCAGGACGACCGTCTCGCCGGTGCCTGCCTCGGCTCCGAGGCGGACCTCGGCGTCGAGGCGCGACTTCGTGCGGTCGCGGGGCGAACGCGAGACGCGCTTGATGACCACGAGGGTGCGCGAGGGGTGCTCGCGCGAGGCCTCGTTGGCGGCCTTCAGGGCGTCGTAGGCGTTCTCCTCGTCGGTGACGATGACCAGGGTGAGCACCATGCCGACGGCGGGTGTGCCGATGGCACGGCGGCCCTCCACCAGCGCCTTGTTGATCTTGCTGGCCGTGGTGTCCGTGAGATCGGTCTTCATGGGCGCCGCCAGCTCCGTCCGTCTCGTTCGAGCATCTCGTCCGCCTCGACCGGGCCCCACGTGCCCGCGGGGTACTGCGCGGGCTTGCCGTGCTTGTCCCAGTACTCCTCGATCGGGTCGAGGATCTTCCAGGACAGCTCGACCTCCTCGGTGCGCGGGAAGAGGTTCGAGTCGCCGAGCAGGACGTCGAGGATCAGCCGCTCGTACGCCTCCGGGCTGGACTCCGTGAACGACTCGCCGTACGCGAAGTCCATCGAGACGTCCCGGATCTCCATGGAGGTGCCCGGCACCTTGGAGCCGAAGCGGACCGTGATGCCCTCGTCGGGCTGGACGCGGATGACGATCGCGTTCTGGCCCAGCTCCTCCGTCGCGGTGTGGTCGAAGGGGGAGTGCGGTGCCCTCTGGAAGACGACCGCGATCTCGGTGACCCGGCGGCCGAGGCGCTTGCCGGTGCGCAGGTAGAAGGGCACGCCCGCCCAGCGGCGGTTGTCGATCTCGACCTTGATCGCGGCGTAGGTGTCGGTCTTCGACTTGGGGTCGATGCCGTCTTCCTGGAGATAGCCGACGGCCTTCTCGCCGCCCTGCCAGCCCTCCGCGTACTGCCCGCGGACCGAGTTCTTGCCCAGGTCCTTCGGCAGCCTCACGGCGCCGAGCACCTTGGTCTTCTCGGCGGCGAGCGCGTCCGCGTCGAAGGAGGCGGGCTCCTCCATGGCGGTGAGGGCCAGCAGCTGGAGCAGATGGTTCTGGATGACGTCACGGGCCGCGCCGATGCCGTCGTAGTAACCCGCGCGGCCACCGATGCCGATGTCCTCGGCCATGGTGATCTGCACGTGGTCCACGAAGGACCGGTTCCAGATCGGCTCGAACATCTGGTTGGCGAAGCGGAGCGCCAGGATGTTCTGGACGGTCTCCTTGCCGAGGTAGTGGTCGATGCGGAAGACCTGGTCCGGCGCGAAGACCTCGTGGACGACCGAGTTCAGCGCCTCGGCCGACTCGAGGTCGTGGCCGAAGGGCTTCTCGATGACCGCACGGCGCCAGGAGCCGCCCGACTGGTCCGCCAGGCCGTGCTTCTTCAACTGCTTGATGACCACCGGGAAGGCGGACGGCGGCACGGACAGGTAGAAGGCGAAGTTGCCGCCCGTGCCCTGTGCCTTGTCCAGCTCATCGATGGTGGAACGCAGGCGGTCGAAGGCGTCGTCGTCGTCGAAGGTGCCCTGAACGAAGCGCATGCCCTGGACGAGCTGCTGCCAGACCTCCTCGCGGAAGGGCGTGCGAGCGTGCTCCTTGACCGCGTCGTGGACTTCCTGGGCGAAGTCCTCATGTGCCCACTCGCGGCGTGCGAAGCCGACGAGCGAGAAGCCCGGCGGCAGCAGACCCCGGTTGGCGAGGTCGTACACGGCGGGCATCAGCTTTTTACGTGACAAATCGCCCGTGACGCCGAAGATCACCAGGCCCGACGGCCCCGCGATACGCGGGAGCCGTCGGTCTGCGGGGTCACGCAGCGGGTTGCTGCTTGACAAGGTTTCAGCCCTCCGAGGGGGCGAGGCGCTGAAGCTCCGCCTCGGTCGACTTGAGGAGGTCGTTCCAGGACGCCCCGAACTTGTCGACGCCCTCGTCCTCCAGTAGCTGGACCACGTCGTTGTACGAGATCCCGAGCTTCTCGACCGCGTCGATTTCTGCGCGGGCCTGCTCGTACGTACCGGCGATGGTGTTACCGGTGATCTGGCCGTGGTCCTCGGTGGCCTCCAGGGTGGCCTCCGGCATGGTGTTCACCGTGTTCGGCGCGACCAGGTCGTCGACGTACAGGGTGTCCTTGTACGCCTTGTCCTTGACGCCGGTCGAGGCCCACAGCGGACGCTGCTTGTTGGCCTGCGCCCTGTCGAGGGCCGCCCAGCGGTCGGAGGAGAAGACCTCCTCGTAGGCCTGGTAGGCGAGCCGGGCGTTGGCGAGACCCGCCTTGCCGCGGACGGCCTTGGCCTCGGGCGTGCCGAGCGCGTCGATCCGCTTGTCGATCTCGGTGTCCACACGCGACACGAAGAAGGACGCCACGGAGTGGATCTTCGAGAGGTCGAGACCCCGCTCGCGGGCCTTCTCCAGGCCGCTCAGGTAGGCGTCCATGACCTCGCGGTAGCGCTCCAGCGAGAAGATCAGCGTGACGTTGACGCTGATGCCCAGGCCGATGACCTCGGTGATCGCCGGAAGACCCGCCTTGGTCGCCGGGATCTTGATCAGGGTGTTGGGGCGGTCCACCAGCCAGGCCAGCTGCTTGGCCTCGGCGATGGTCGCCTTCGTGTTGTGCGCCAGACGCGGGTCGACCTCGATCGAGACCCGGCCGTCCTGGCCGCCGGTCGCGTCGAAGACCGGGCGCAGGATGTCGGCGGCGTCGCGGACATCTGCCGTCGTGATCATGCGGATGGCTTCTTCGACGGTGACCTTGCGGGCGGCGAGGTCGGCGAGCTGCTGCTCGTAACCGTCACCGCTGCTGATCGCCTTCTGGAAGATCGACGGGTTGGTGGTGACGCCCACGACGTGCTGCTGGTCGATCAGTTCGGCGAGATTGCCGGACGTGATCCGCTTGCGCGACAGGTCGTCCAGCCAGATCGCGACGCCTTCCTCGGAGAGGCGCTTGAGTGCGTCTGTCATGGAAATTGCATCTCCTACGTGTCGTATATCAGCGTCAGCGCTGGGCTGCGGCGATCGATTCCCGGGCGGCATTGGCGACGTTCTCGGCAGTGAAACCGAATTCACGGAAGAGCACCTTGCCGTCGGCCGAAGCACCGAAGTGCTCCAGCGAAACAATGCGTCCGGCGTCTCCGACGAACCGGTGCCAGGTCAGACCGATACCGGCCTCGACCGCGACCCGCGCCTTCACCGACGGCGGCAGCACGCTGTCCCGGTACCCCTGGTCCTGCTCCTCGAACCACTCCACGGACGGCATCGACACGACCCGCGTCGGCACACCCTCCGCCTGGAGCTGCTCGCGCGCCTCGACGGCCACGTGCACCTCGGAACCGGTGGCGATCAGGACCACCTCGGGCTCGCCGCCATCGGCCTCGAACAGGACGTAACCGCCCTTGGCGGCATCCTCGTTGGGCTCGTACGTCGGCACGCCCTGACGGGTCAGCGCGAGGCCGTGCGGGGCACCCTTGCCGAACACCTTCGTGTAGCGCTTGAGGATCTCGCGCCAGGCGATCGCGGTCTCGTTGGCGTCCGCGGGACGGACGAGGTTGAGACCGGGGATCGCGCGCAGCGAGGACAGATGCTCGATGGGCTGGTGCGTCGGGCCGTCCTCGCCCAGACCGATCGAGTCGTGCGTCCACACGTACGTCACCGGCAGATGCATGAGGGCCGACAGGCGCACCGCGTTGCGCATGTAGTCGGAGAACACCAGGAAGGTGCCGCCGTAGATGCGGGTGTTGCCGTGCAGCGCGATGCCGTTCATCTCCGCGGCCATGGCGTGCTCACGGATACCGAAGTGGATCGTGCGGCCGTACGGGTCGGCCTCGGGCAGCGGGTTGTCCGCCGGGAGGAACGAGCTGGTCTTGTCGATCGTGGTGTTGTTCGAGCCGGCCAGGTCGGCGGAGCCGCCCCACAGCTCGGGGATCACCGCGCCGAGCGCCTGCAGCACCTTGCCGGACGCGGCACGGGTGGCGAGGCCCTTGCCCGCCTCGAAGACCGGGAGCTTCTCCTCCCAGCCCGCGGGCAGCTCGGTGGCGGCGATGCGGTCGTAATCGGCGGCGCGGCCGGGGTTGGCGGTGCGCCACGCCTGGTACGACTTCTCCCACTCGGCCTTGGCCTGGACGCCCCGGTCGAGAGCCTGGCGGGTGTGCGCGAGAACCTCGTCGGCGACCTCGAAGGTCTGCTCCGGGTCGAAGCCGAGGACGCGCTTGGTGGCCGCGACCTCGTCGTCGCCGAGCGCCGAGCCGTGCGCGGCCTCGGTGTTCTGCGCGCTCGGCGCGGGCCAGGCGATGATCGAGCGCATCGCGATGAAGGACGGCTTGTCCGTCACCTTCTTCGCGGCCTCGATCGCGTGGTAGATCGCCTGCGGGTCCAGGTCGCCGTTCGGCTTCGGGTCCACGCGCTGCACATGCCAGCCGTACGCCTCGTACCGCTTCACGGTGTCCTCGGAGACGGCCGTCTCCGTGTCGCCCTCGATCGAGATGTGGTTGTCGTCCCACAGCAGGATCAGGTTGCCGAGCTCCTGGTGGCCGGCCAGCGAGGACGCCTCCGAGGAGATGCCCTCCTGCAGACAGCCGTCACCGGCGATGCAGTAGATGAAGTGGTCGAACGGGGACTCGCCCTTGGGGGCGTCCGGGTCGAACAGACCGCGCTCGTAGCGGGAGGCCATCGCCATGCCCACCGCGTTGGCGACACCCTGGCCGAGCGGGCCGGTCGTGGTCTCCACGCCCGTCGTGTGACCGTACTCGGGGTGCCCCGGGGTCTTGCTGCCCCACGTCCGGAAGGACTTCAGGTCGTCCAGCTCCAGGCCGAAACCGGCCAGGTAGAGCTGGGTGTAGAGGGTCAGGGACGAGTGGCCGGCGGACAGCACGAAGCGGTCGCGTCCGACCCAGTCGGCGTCCGCCGGGTCGTGCCGCATCACCTTCTGGAAGAGGGTGTACGCGGCGGGCGCGAGGCTCATCGCCGTACCGGGATGGCCGTTGCCGACCTTCTGTACGGCATCGGCGGCCAGGACGCGGGCGGTGTCCACGGCCCGCTGGTCCAACTCGGTCCACTCGAGGTCTGTGGTGGTCGGCTTGGTGCTCACCCTGAGTCAGGGCTCCTCTCCACATGTCACGCATGTCGAATGCCGGTGCACTGGGCGCCACCGGCCGTTGTCGAGCCTACCCCCGTAAGTACGTGCGTTTTTTCGAGTCATTCCAGACTGCCGGGACTCTTCGGGATCCGCCTCCCGACAAGGCCGTTCCCTGTCCGGCAAGTGAATACGGAGCCGCTCGAAGGAGTGCTCAATCGAGTGTCTGCCGGCTCTTCCAGCAGTGCTGCTCAACACGACCCCACCCCCGCGAAGGTCGAGGTCTGGGCAACGTCTAAAGTGGCGTGGTACGCGCGAGCCGTCACGGGGAGTTCACACCCGGGGGCTTGCTGGGATGTCTCTGTCAGGGGTGTGCGTGACGGCCGTCGAATCCCGTCCAGCGGGGGTACTGGAGGCGAGCGAGAGCTCGAGCCACCGGCCGTTCGGGGCCCGTGTCAAGGCGTTCGTGGCGCTGACCAAGCCGCGGATCATCGAACTGCTGCTGATCACCACCGTTCCGGTGATGTTCCTGGCCGACCAGGGAGTGCCCGACCTGAAGCTGGTGCTCCTCACCTGCCTCGGCGGCTACCTCTCGGCGGGCGGCGCCAACGCGCTGAACATGTACATCGACCGTGACATCGACGCCCTCATGGAGCGCACCTCGCAGCGCCCGCTGGTCACCGGCATGGTCAGCCCGCGCGAATGCCTCGCCTTCGGCATCGCCCTCGCCGTCGTCTCGACGCTGCTGTTCGGCCTGACCGTCAACTGGCTGTCCGCCTGGCTGTCGCTCGGAGCACTCCTCTTCTACGTCGTCGTCTACACGATGCTCCTCAAGCGGCGTACGTCGCAGAACATCGTGTGGGGCGGCATCGCGGGCTGTCTCCCGGTGCTCATCGGCTGGTCGTCCGTCACGAACTCCCTGTCGTGGGCGCCGGTCATCCTCTTCCTCGTCATGTTCTTCTGGACGCCGCCGCACTACTGGCCGCTGTCCATGAAGGTGAAGGACGACTACGCGCGCGTGGGCGTGCCGATGCTGCCGGTCGTCGCCTCCAACAAGGTGGTCGCCCGACAGATCGTCATCTACAGCTGGGTGATGGTCGCGGTCTCGCTGCTGCTCACCC
This genomic interval from Streptomyces dengpaensis contains the following:
- the pgl gene encoding 6-phosphogluconolactonase, which encodes MSTPQLVVHRDKELMAQAAAARLITKIVDAQTSRGYASVVLTGGRNGNGLLAALAAAPARDAVDWGRLDLWWGDERYLPEGDPDRNDTQARAALLDSVPLDPARVHPMPASDGPFGADVEAAAESYAADLRKASGPENHGSVPTFDVLMLGVGPDTHVASLFPELPAVRETERMVVGVHGAPKPPPTRISLTLPAIRSAREVWLLAAGEDKAQAAAIALSGAGEIQAPAAGAYGRSRTLWLLDAAAAAQLPRSLYPPASP
- a CDS encoding ABC transporter permease subunit; its protein translation is MTATLLKEASPPPVAAASRKRRARRRGRVIALAFVFPALLLLGALVVYPVLFSVGRSFFDASGTRFVGADNYSAMFRDPATLKAIRNTTIWVVIAPTLLTGLGLVLAVLVEKVRWATAFKLLLFMPMAVSFLAAGIIFRLAYDEDPDKGVLNAAVVSVHDAFKGTSSYPTARAREGQGLAKGADGSYGTTAASPGHTVGLGLIGVLAQDLPQGARPAYAAATQKAAADEVRGVVYLDFTRGGGGEQGKVDRQESGLPEMKVEAVRDGKTVASTTTAADGSFRFQDLGSGSYTVRLPASNFAPPYEGISWLGPALVTPAIIGAYLWIWTGFAMVLIGAGLAALPRDALEAARMDGANEWQIFRRITVPLLAPVLTVVFVTLVINVMKVFDLVYIIAPGPVQEDATVLATQMWLVSFGGGNNQGLGSALGVLLLLLVIPAMVFNVRRFRGSQR
- a CDS encoding ABC transporter substrate-binding protein, translated to MMRPRTTLLASCTALALALGATACGGGPVAAGGGDKELSGQTITVAGVWSGSEQKNFQKVLDAFTEKTGAKTQFTSTGDNVSTVVGSKIEGGNAPDVVMVPQVGVLQQFAKEGWLKPLSKTAEQSVDTNYASVWKNYGSVDGALYGLYFKAAHKSTVWYSPDALDQAGVKPPTTYDAMLKAGHTVSESGLAAFSVAGQDGWTLTDWFENIYLSQAGPEKYDALAAHKIKWTDPTVVEALTTLGKLFKDKQLIAGGQKEALNTDFPGSVEKVFGPEPAAGMVYEGDFVAGVAKDQFGKKIGEDANFFPFPPVGAGKAPVVSGGDAAVVLKDGKNQKAAMRFLEYLATPEASAVWAEAGGFLSPNKELDLASYGDDVTRETAKSLVAAGDSVRFDMSDQAPAAFGGTKGAGEWKILQDFLRDPSDPKATAGELEKAAAKTYQG
- a CDS encoding glycoside hydrolase family 13 protein; amino-acid sequence: MHNRLHAQTGQRVTLNTHRWWRDAVIYQVYVRSFLDSTGDGIGDLAGVRAGLPYLKKLGVDGIWLSPFYPSPQHDHGYDVADYCDVDPLFGDLAEFDLLMTDARRLGIRVLLDIVPNHCSSEHPWFQEALDSAPGSAARARFHFADGRGPDGAEPPNNWHAMFGGPAWSRVTERDGTPGQWYLHMFTPEQPDWNWRNPEIAAHFDHALRFWLDRGVDGFRIDVAAGLYKHPELPDSPDPEADYRTRDSVNPLAWNQPEVHDVWRQWRSVCEEYTARDGQERLLVGEVSVPTAREHALYVRHDELHQAFFFDLLRTPWDADAFRKVVSEAMQDIAGTGSTITWVLNNHDQVRTVTRYGEPATEGSGLGAARARAAALLMLALPGAAYIYQGEELGLPEVVDLPDDVLTDPIFHRTGSRTHVRDGCRVPLPWSGQASPFGFTSGVEGAKPWLPQPDWFAEYATDRALADTRSFWHLYRDGLQLRAGLPQLGEGPLRWLETEPDVLCFVRGDGLVCAVNFGTAPAPAPVSGTPLLSSGPCAPGVLPGSTAAWWISDCTNP
- a CDS encoding carbohydrate ABC transporter permease; this encodes MNALRRGLGNSLVQAFLVVVGLVWLTPLAGLFLSSLRSAQDAAKGGWWTALSSPGQLSFDNYSALLGNAGMTQAFWNTVLISVPATFLVVVIAALAGYAFAWLDFPGREPLFLLVVALLVVPVQIGLLPVAKLFGQLGLFGTIPGVILFHVSYGLPFAIFLLRNYFAEMPREMLEAARMDGGGEWRIFTRLVLPVGRPAIASLAIFQFLWVWNDMLVALLFADSSSQPLTVELQSQIRQFGSNVDVLAPGAFLSLIVPVAVFFAFQRHFVQGVMAGSVK